In Glandiceps talaboti chromosome 4, keGlaTala1.1, whole genome shotgun sequence, a single window of DNA contains:
- the LOC144434320 gene encoding medium-chain acyl-CoA ligase ACSF2, mitochondrial-like: MAYTARRLTKSYFHRPGKAAFCGRTFSQLFDEHATLYPDHEALVFCEDNTRISYSKLMRDTLALSHGYMSLSSQQGDRIGLWLDESYGFIISNMAAIRSGLIPALIPLKITREQLCYIVNKVKCTALIVGPDQYDILLEICPELKGNVSPCFHLNKLPTLQHVLVTHSKSPKADVFVTDLKSLMSDGIPTEMSCVEADPDDVCFIAFTSGSTGLPKAVAISHRAIIEGSKVVADLLIPTADVKGEQHIKMVISEPFASFVIVNREILLALHKMTLIIPKNKELATILSTIQQEGATATTFWPHHVFEFKEIQTTHKYDLSSLVKCIVGGNVIPMEVLREIAEVLPSTINLVYGSTESVLISSHSCDSSQESKTTTVGTPVDNVEVKIVKGLQITDVDTPGEVCARSPFMFTCYWDNEEKTKEVKTSSGWYHTGDIGIMDETGCLSILGRKDDMIIKGAFNIYPAEIEHQLVGYPGVKYVQVVPVPDKKFGNEICLCLCADLSAQSETEDGRHTKVLDYLRDRIPDFHLPKYVFTFDTFPFTRTGKIQRNELAKSALKRIELSPN; encoded by the coding sequence ATGGCGTACACAGCAAGGCGTTTGACCAAGAGCTACTTCCACCGCCCTGGTAAGGCTGCATTTTGTGGCCGAACTTTCAGTCAATTATTCGATGAACATGCAACTTTGTATCCCGACCATGAAGCTCTAGTATTTTGCGAGGATAATACCAGAATATCATACAGTAAGTTGATGAGAGACACGTTGGCTCTGTCTCATGGGTACATGTCATTGTCCTCACAACAAGGGGATCGGATTGGTTTATGGTTAGATGAGAGTTATGGATTTATAATCAGTAATATGGCCGCGATTCGGTCTGGTTTAATACCTGCCTTGATTCCATTGAAAATCACCAGAGAGCAACTGTGTTACATCGTAAATAAAGTCAAATGCACGGCTCTGATTGTTGGCCCAGACCAGTATGATATACTACTAGAGATATGCCCTGAACTGAAAGGTAACGTTTCACCCTGCTTCCATTTAAACAAGCTTCCGACTCTTCAGCACGTTCTGGTCACTCATTCTAAGTCTCCAAAAGCGGACGTATTTGTAACTGATTTAAAATCTTTGATGAGTGACGGGATACCAACAGAAATGTCATGTGTCGAAGCAGATCCGGACGACGTTTGCTTCATTGCCTTCACATCAGGCAGTACAGGGCTCCCAAAAGCAGTTGCCATATCTCACCGGGCAATTATCGAAGGTTCAAAAGTCGTTGCCGACTTGCTTATTCCAACAGCAGATGTCAAAGGTGAACAACATATAAAGATGGTTATCTCGGAACCTTTCGCAAGTTTTGTAATAGTAAACCGAGAAATACTCCTGGCTCTCCATAAGATGACACTCATAATACCTAAGAATAAGGAACTCGCAACCATTCTTAGCACTATTCAACAAGAAGGGGCTACAGCGACGACATTTTGGCCTCATCATGTATTTGAATTCAAGGAAATACAGACTACTCACAAGTATGATCTGTCATCGCTTGTTAAATGCATTGTTGGCGGAAACGTCATTCCTATGGAAGTATTGCGAGAGATAGCTGAAGTTCTACCGTCCACCATAAACCTTGTTTATGGTTCAACTGAGTCCGTGCTTATCAGCTCCCACTCCTGTGATTCTTCTCAAGAATCGAAAACAACAACTGTTGGTACCCCAGTAGATAATGTTGAAGTTAAAATTGTCAAAGGATTACAGATTACAGATGTTGATACTCCTGGGGAAGTTTGTGCTCGGAGCCCGTTTATGTTTACCTGCTATTGGGATAACGAAGAGAAAACCAAAGAGGTAAAGACGTCATCAGGATGGTATCACACTGGGGACATCGGGATAATGGACGAAACTGGATGTCTAAGTATTCTTGGACGAAAGGATGACATGATAATCAAAGGTGCCTTCAACATCTATCCAGCTGAGATTGAACACCAACTTGTCGGCTACCCAGGCGTGAAGTATGTCCAGGTAGTTCCAGTTCCAGACAAGAAATTCGGCAACGAGATATGTCTCTGTTTGTGTGCAGATTTGTCTGCTCAAAGTGAGACTGAAGATGGACGACACACAAAAGTACTAGACTACCTAAGAGACCGTATCCCTGATTTCCATTTACCAAAATACGTATTTACCTTCGATACGTTCCCTTTCACACGGACTGGGAAAATCCAAAGGAATGAATTGGCCAAGTCAGCTTTGAAGAGAATAGAACTTAGCCCCAACtaa
- the LOC144434318 gene encoding uncharacterized protein LOC144434318 → MFTKEEAVNFTENILRVKEPLHRFEENKLQLLNAVIRAYHNTIPFQNITLLCLDPMERRAPSKIEMKEDALSTVGGICPVSNTSMKFILEALGFHVYFVPANVTHPNNHFLFVVHDVVQEGDAYMVDVGCGYPTFEAIPLDFDNESPVYKYSFISLKLVRKDDIIERQHLRRTEEHLRAGYDPVHKNITGTWMRFYDFQLMPVDYSHFDVAMHEVYTIPGTSPFLLSLRLVTFTNDKCTAVRDGSLLEEGEDNCLREAKFNSTEEMSKCISKICPQLPVGKIEKALKYWENEIKPSLKK, encoded by the coding sequence atgtttaccaaggAAGAGGCAGTTAATTTCACAGAGAATATCCTAAGAGTGAAAGAACCATTGCAtcgttttgaagaaaataagcTTCAGCTtctaaatgctgtcattcgagCCTACCACAACACTATCCCCTTCCAAAACATCACCTTGTTATGCTTAGACCCAATGGAaagaagagcgccctcaaaAATTGAGATGAAGGAAGATGCCCTGTCTACGGTTGGTGGAATCTGTCCCGTCAGCAACACTTCCATGAAGTTCATCTTAGAGGCCCTTGGATTTCATGTCTACTTTGTACCAGCTAATGTGACTCACCCAAATAATCATTTCTTATTTGTTGTACATGATGTTGTTCAAGAAGGTGATGCATATATGGTAGATGTAGGTTGTGGGTATCCGACATTTGAAGCCATTCCCCTAGACTTTGATAATGAATCTCCTGTGTACAAATATTCCTTTATCTCACTGAAACTAGTGAGGAAAGATGATATTATAGAGCGTCAACATCTTCGAAGAACGGAGGAACACCTTCGTGCTGGTTATGACCCAGTCCATAAGAATATCACCGGTACTTGGATGCGATTTTATGATTTTCAGTTGATGCCAGTTGACTACAGCCACTTCGATGTGGCTATGCACGAGGTATACACAATTCCAGGCACAAGCCCGTTTCTTCTCAGTTTACGACTGGTTACCTTCACGAACGACAAATGCACTGCAGTGAGGGATGGATCACTTCTTGAAGAGGGAGAAGACAACTGTCTCCGTGAGGCAAAATTTAATTCAACTGAAGAAATGAGCAAGTGCATTTCGAAGATATGCCCACAACTTCCAGTGGGGAAGATCGAAAAAGCACTTAAGTAttgggaaaatgaaataaaacctaGTTTGAAGAAATAG
- the LOC144434319 gene encoding medium-chain acyl-CoA ligase ACSF2, mitochondrial-like codes for MAYTTRRLTKSYFHRPGKAVFCGRTFSQLFDEHATLYPDHEALVFCEDNTRISYSKLMRDTLTLSHGYMSLSSQQGDRIGLWLDESYEFIISNMAAIRSGLIPALIPLKVTREQLCYIVNKVKCTALIVGSDQYDILLEICPELKGNVSTCFHLNKLPTLRHVLVTHSKSPKADVLITDLKSLMSDGIPTEMSCIEADPDDVCFIAFTSGSTGLPKAVAISHRAIIEGSKVAGDLLIPATDGKGEQHVKVVVSEPFTSVVLVIKITLLAMNLMTVIIPKNKEAATILETIQQERVTTAYLWPDQVFEIMQMQNIYKYDLSSLLKCVVSGSVISIQLLRMLTEVLPTIMNFYGSTESVFISFHSFDETQESQTSTVGIPVDNVEVKIVKGCTITDINTPGELCVRSPYIFTCYWDDEEKTKDVKTSSGWYHTGDIGTMDETGCLRILGRKDDMIIKGAFNIYPAEIEHQLVGYPGVKYVQVVPVPDKKFGNEICLCLCADLSAQSETEDERHTKVLDYLRDRVPDFHLPKYVLTFNAFPFTQSGKIQRNELATAASERLELSPNIRS; via the coding sequence ATGGCGTACACAACAAGGCGTTTGACCAAGAGCTACTTCCACCGCCCTGGTAAGGCTGTATTTTGTGGTCGAACTTTCAGTCAATTATTCGATGAACATGCAACTTTGTATCCCGACCATGAAGCTCTAGTATTTTGCGAGGATAATACCCGAATATCATACAGTAAGTTGATGAGAGACACGTTGACACTGTCTCATGGGTACATGTCATTGTCCTCACAACAAGGGGATCGGATTGGTTTATGGTTAGATGAGAGTTATGAATTTATAATCAGTAATATGGCCGCGATTCGATCTGGTTTAATACCTGCCTTGATTCCATTGAAAGTCACCAGAGAGCAACTGTGTTACATCGTAAATAAAGTCAAATGCACGGCTCTGATTGTTGGCTCAGACCAGTATGATATACTACTAGAGATATGCCCTGAACTGAAAGGTAACGTCTCAACCTGCTTCCATTTAAACAAGCTTCCGACTCTTCGGCACGTTCTGGTCACTCATTCTAAGTCTCCAAAAGCGGACGTATTGATAACTGATTTGAAATCGTTAATGAGTGACGGGATACCAACAGAAATGTCATGTATCGAAGCAGATCCGGACGATGTTTGCTTCATTGCCTTCACATCAGGCAGTACAGGGCTCCCAAAGGCAGTTGCCATATCTCACCGGGCAATTATCGAAGGTTCAAAGGTAGCTGGCGACTTGCTTATTCCAGCAACCGATGGCAAAGGAGAACAACACGTAAAGGTGGTTGTTTCGGAACCTTTTACAAGTGTTGTACTAGTTATTAAGATCACACTTCTCGCTATGAATTTAATGACAGTAATTATTCCTAAGAACAAGGAGGCTGCAACAATTCTTGAAACTATTCAGCAAGAACGGGTCACCACGGCGTATTTATGGCCAGATCAAGTATTTGAAATTATGCAGATGCAGAATATTTACAAGTATGACCTATCATCGCTTCTTAAATGCGTTGTTAGTGGCAGCGTTATTTCAATACAATTATTACGAATGCTAACTGAAGTTTTGCCAACCATCATGAATTTTTATGGATCAACTGAGTCGGTATTTATCAGCTTCCATTCATTCGATGAGACGCAAGAATCACAAACGTCAACTGTTGGTATCCCAGTAGATAATGTTGAAGTTAAAATTGTGAAAGGGTGTACGATTACAGATATTAATACCCCTGGGGAACTTTGCGTGAGGAGCCCATATATCTTTACCTGCTATTGGGATGACGAAGAGAAAACCAAAGACGTAAAGACGTCATCAGGATGGTACCACACAGGCGACATCGGGACAATGGATGAAACTGGGTGTCTAAGGATTCTTGGACGAAAGGATGACATGATAATCAAAGGTGCCTTCAACATCTATCCAGCTGAGATTGAACACCAACTTGTCGGCTACCCAGGCGTGAAGTATGTCCAGGTAGTTCCAGTTCCAGACAAGAAATTCGGCAACGAGATATGTCTCTGTTTGTGTGCGGATTTGTCTGCTCAAAGTGAGACTGAAGATGAACGACACACAAAAGTACTAGACTACCTAAGAGACCGTGTCCCTGATTTCCATTTACCGAAATACGTACTTACTTTTAATGCTTTCCCTTTCACTCAGTCTGGAAAAATCCAAAGAAATGAATTGGCCACAGCTGCTTCGGAAAGACTAGAACTTAGTCCGAATATCCGTTCATAA